From one Streptomyces sp. NBC_01478 genomic stretch:
- a CDS encoding glycogen debranching N-terminal domain-containing protein yields the protein MPRRSLELPPTHTTLICVALPGLAVSTEQGQLNGRGLEGFYRAGRRVLSRCQVRVAGREPLAVQARMTAADRARFVGTVRVSPDCGPDPDLVVERIRHADGTERITLRSVSRRPLRLPVEVALGTDMAELGAIAAGNTGPELPASVHDSGLRWSGATGSSAVTADPPPADALASAGLLRWEFELAPGGTASVELRVRQDGAGPVRPVGHAATSPLASARATGDDPRAPALLRTSIEDLQALLLRDPAHPSDTHLAAGAPWRCGLAPTESLTAARMTLPLGTRLAAGTLRILARTQLQCAGAQLGMIPGPRRDAGAHLPPSCTGTEATLLFPVLLAEARRWGLPEQETRELLPAAERCLTWLRTTVGDGTYLRDPHPGGPVRCETQAHAHRAALLGADLLDAFGRPGGAELRQWAQELRTAFRADFWIGDLGGGRPAAARAPDGRLVPHLGATAAHLLDTGLSGGGEYAPGLLDKVRAEQLARLLGGPAMDSGWGLRGLGAKEPGYSPFSHRGGAVRVAETAIAVAGLAAAAYDKEATSLLRGVLAAAEAFGHRLPEMYAGEQRTDGSAPLPHPASCRPAATAAAAGVLLLTTLAGIRPDAPARTVTLRPVRSAPLGEIGLTGLRIAGAPFSVRVGRLGVAMVEEAADGLQLGV from the coding sequence ATGCCCCGCCGTTCCCTCGAACTGCCCCCGACTCACACCACCCTGATCTGCGTAGCCCTCCCGGGGCTGGCTGTCTCCACCGAGCAAGGGCAGTTGAACGGCCGGGGGTTGGAGGGGTTCTACCGCGCGGGTCGGCGCGTGCTCTCGCGTTGCCAGGTGCGGGTGGCCGGACGGGAACCGCTGGCGGTGCAGGCCAGGATGACTGCGGCCGACCGCGCCCGTTTCGTCGGGACCGTGCGGGTGTCCCCGGACTGCGGCCCTGACCCGGACCTTGTCGTCGAGCGGATCCGGCACGCCGACGGCACCGAGCGCATCACCCTGCGCAGCGTGTCCCGTCGCCCGCTGCGCCTGCCGGTCGAGGTGGCGCTCGGCACCGACATGGCCGAGCTGGGCGCGATCGCCGCAGGCAACACAGGACCCGAACTGCCCGCCAGCGTGCACGACTCCGGCCTGCGCTGGTCCGGCGCCACCGGCAGCTCCGCGGTCACGGCCGACCCACCGCCCGCCGACGCGTTGGCCTCCGCGGGGCTCCTGCGCTGGGAGTTCGAACTGGCACCGGGCGGCACGGCGAGCGTGGAACTTCGGGTACGGCAGGACGGCGCGGGACCGGTCCGGCCCGTGGGTCACGCGGCGACCAGTCCCCTGGCCTCCGCACGGGCGACCGGCGACGACCCGAGAGCCCCAGCGCTCCTGCGGACCAGTATCGAGGACCTCCAAGCATTGCTGCTGCGCGACCCAGCGCACCCCTCCGACACACACCTCGCGGCCGGGGCACCCTGGCGCTGCGGTCTGGCGCCGACGGAGTCGCTCACGGCCGCGCGGATGACGCTGCCTCTCGGTACGCGGCTCGCCGCGGGCACACTGCGGATCCTCGCGCGCACCCAACTCCAGTGCGCTGGAGCGCAGTTGGGCATGATTCCCGGACCGCGGCGGGACGCCGGCGCCCATCTGCCGCCGAGTTGCACGGGGACCGAGGCCACTCTGCTCTTCCCGGTGCTGCTCGCGGAGGCCCGCCGCTGGGGGCTCCCGGAGCAGGAGACACGGGAGTTGCTTCCGGCCGCGGAGCGCTGTCTGACGTGGTTGCGGACCACGGTGGGTGACGGCACGTATCTGCGCGACCCCCACCCGGGCGGACCCGTCCGCTGTGAGACACAGGCTCACGCCCACCGGGCGGCGCTGCTCGGTGCGGATCTGCTCGACGCCTTCGGCAGACCCGGCGGCGCGGAACTGCGGCAGTGGGCCCAGGAGCTGCGCACCGCCTTCCGCGCGGACTTCTGGATCGGGGACCTGGGCGGCGGCCGCCCGGCAGCGGCCCGCGCTCCGGACGGACGCCTCGTCCCGCACCTCGGGGCGACCGCGGCCCACCTCCTCGACACCGGGCTCTCGGGTGGTGGCGAGTACGCGCCCGGCCTGCTCGACAAGGTGCGGGCCGAACAGCTCGCCCGGCTGCTCGGCGGCCCGGCCATGGACTCGGGCTGGGGACTGCGCGGCCTGGGCGCGAAGGAACCGGGATACAGCCCGTTCAGTCACCGGGGCGGAGCCGTGCGGGTGGCGGAGACGGCGATCGCCGTCGCGGGCCTGGCCGCCGCCGCGTACGACAAGGAGGCGACCTCGCTGCTGCGGGGCGTCCTCGCCGCGGCCGAGGCGTTCGGACACCGGCTCCCCGAGATGTACGCGGGGGAGCAGCGCACGGACGGGAGCGCTCCCCTCCCGCACCCGGCGTCCTGCCGCCCGGCGGCCACGGCGGCGGCCGCCGGCGTGCTGCTGCTGACCACCCTCGCGGGCATCCGCCCCGACGCCCCCGCCCGCACGGTCACCCTCCGACCGGTGCGCAGCGCGCCCCTGGGCGAGATCGGCCTGACCGGGCTGCGGATCGCGGGCGCCCCCTTCTCCGTACGGGTCGGCCGACTCGGTGTCGCCATGGTCGAGGAGGCGGCCGACGGCCTGCAATTAGGAGTGTGA
- a CDS encoding ribonuclease HII: MPYEPPTHTVERSLRATTGAKVIAGVDEVGRGAWAGPVTVCAAVTGLRRPPEGLTDSKLIAVRRRTELAEELRKWVSAYALGHASHEEIDDLGMTAALRLAAVRALEALPVRPDAVILDGKHDYLGDPWRVRTVIKGDQSCVAVAAASVIAKVQRDKMMAELGIDHADFAFAANAGYPSPVHKAALEERGPTPYHRLSWAYLDALPQWRHLKKARSWAEGNVPKIEGQLGFDF, from the coding sequence ATGCCGTACGAACCACCCACTCATACCGTCGAGCGCTCACTCCGCGCCACGACCGGGGCCAAGGTCATTGCCGGCGTCGACGAGGTGGGGCGCGGTGCGTGGGCCGGCCCCGTCACCGTCTGCGCGGCGGTCACCGGACTGCGCCGACCCCCCGAAGGCCTCACCGACTCCAAACTCATCGCGGTCAGACGACGCACCGAACTCGCCGAGGAACTCCGCAAGTGGGTCTCGGCGTACGCCCTGGGACATGCCTCCCACGAAGAGATCGACGACCTGGGGATGACGGCCGCGCTGCGGCTCGCCGCGGTGCGGGCTCTTGAGGCCTTGCCCGTACGCCCCGACGCGGTCATTCTCGACGGGAAGCACGATTACCTCGGGGACCCCTGGCGGGTTCGTACGGTGATCAAGGGCGACCAGTCGTGCGTGGCGGTCGCGGCCGCTTCGGTGATCGCCAAGGTTCAGCGCGACAAAATGATGGCCGAACTGGGCATCGACCATGCAGACTTCGCTTTCGCGGCCAACGCCGGGTATCCCTCACCCGTGCACAAGGCCGCACTGGAGGAGCGGGGCCCCACCCCGTACCACCGGTTGTCGTGGGCGTATCTTGATGCGCTGCCCCAGTGGCGGCACCTCAAGAAGGCCCGCAGTTGGGCGGAGGGAAACGTTCCGAAGATCGAGGGCCAACTCGGATTCGACTTCTGA
- a CDS encoding DUF4192 domain-containing protein has translation MTNHSETTGSSENGDIDPTAYDRHGAEHQVTLRTPAELADALPYLLGYRPEDSIVLVALHDRGGRGRFGGRARLGIPAGADDWASVARQLAHGLVTGSERRGTRPEQMIAYVCQEPAPGESGRQVMERLRPLVQKLRTECGRLDVTVIEALCISDGRFWSYCCPIEGCCPVDGSPMGLPGTSVLAAAATYAGLQVRGTLRELRTRLLPWETAAALQQEVALDAAGMALVPRILDEASRADVAQETLDLAQRIMRRFAAAPLVSGALHSDFRDDALLAHDEAATLILGLQDRTTRDRAAEWMEGDDAVPALRLWRALARRCVGPYGEHAAAPLTLAGWVAWSTGDDLEAREALAMALGADPDYLFARLLHQACNEGLDPESIRRCLRAERVGRAGAAGAGEAKGAGGVTGTGRPAGAAEMAGAGEMAGVGGATGAAGAAVGGDVTCAGEVVGGAEAADGSLRQGASDPGDAPAPAASRRRRRTRTADGVEGRPRLSGTDGRRSGTDGSRPRTPAQGTARPGSTRSRTAGKGGSQRYDTCSEAPQPGSNGIEGDG, from the coding sequence ATGACGAATCACAGCGAAACGACCGGATCCTCCGAAAACGGCGACATCGACCCCACCGCGTACGACCGACACGGTGCCGAGCACCAGGTCACCCTCCGCACCCCCGCCGAGCTCGCCGACGCCCTGCCCTATCTGCTCGGATACCGCCCCGAGGACAGCATCGTCCTCGTCGCCCTGCACGATCGGGGCGGCCGGGGCCGGTTCGGCGGCCGGGCCAGGCTCGGCATTCCCGCCGGCGCGGACGACTGGGCCTCCGTGGCACGGCAGTTGGCCCACGGCCTCGTGACCGGCAGCGAGCGCAGGGGAACCCGGCCCGAGCAGATGATCGCCTACGTCTGTCAGGAACCGGCGCCGGGTGAGTCGGGACGCCAGGTCATGGAACGTCTGCGCCCGCTCGTGCAGAAGCTGCGCACCGAGTGCGGCCGACTCGACGTGACCGTGATCGAGGCGCTCTGCATCTCGGACGGCCGCTTCTGGTCGTACTGCTGCCCGATCGAGGGATGCTGCCCGGTCGACGGATCCCCGATGGGCCTGCCGGGCACCTCCGTACTCGCCGCGGCGGCGACCTATGCGGGACTCCAAGTGCGCGGCACGCTAAGGGAGTTGCGCACCAGGTTGCTGCCCTGGGAGACGGCGGCCGCGCTTCAGCAGGAAGTCGCCCTGGACGCCGCCGGCATGGCTCTGGTTCCGAGGATCCTCGACGAGGCCAGCCGGGCGGACGTGGCGCAGGAGACTCTGGACCTCGCCCAGCGGATCATGAGGCGATTCGCCGCGGCACCGCTCGTGTCCGGTGCACTCCACTCGGACTTCCGCGACGACGCACTGCTCGCCCACGACGAAGCCGCCACGCTGATCCTCGGTCTCCAGGACCGTACGACGCGCGACCGCGCCGCCGAATGGATGGAGGGCGACGACGCGGTACCGGCCCTGCGCCTCTGGCGCGCACTGGCCCGCCGCTGCGTCGGCCCGTATGGCGAACACGCCGCGGCTCCTCTCACGCTCGCCGGCTGGGTCGCCTGGTCGACCGGCGACGACCTGGAGGCCAGGGAAGCCCTGGCCATGGCCCTGGGCGCGGACCCCGACTACCTCTTCGCCCGCCTCCTGCACCAGGCCTGCAACGAGGGCCTGGACCCGGAGTCGATCCGCCGCTGCCTGCGGGCGGAACGGGTGGGGCGCGCCGGGGCAGCGGGAGCCGGAGAGGCGAAGGGTGCTGGAGGAGTGACGGGTACTGGAAGGCCGGCGGGCGCCGCAGAGATGGCCGGAGCCGGAGAAATGGCGGGAGTTGGAGGAGCAACGGGAGCCGCGGGGGCAGCGGTAGGCGGAGACGTGACGTGCGCTGGAGAGGTGGTCGGCGGCGCGGAGGCCGCCGACGGTTCCCTGCGGCAGGGTGCGAGCGATCCCGGCGATGCTCCGGCACCGGCGGCCTCCCGCCGTCGGCGACGCACGCGTACCGCCGACGGAGTCGAGGGCCGTCCCCGTCTCTCGGGCACGGACGGCCGCCGGTCCGGAACGGACGGATCCCGTCCGCGCACACCGGCACAGGGCACCGCACGCCCGGGCAGCACGCGTTCGCGCACCGCTGGGAAGGGCGGTTCGCAGCGCTACGACACCTGCTCAGAGGCGCCGCAGCCGGGGAGTAACGGCATTGAGGGGGACGGGTGA
- a CDS encoding FadR/GntR family transcriptional regulator has protein sequence MSTLAHPMMTAAHSADSGLAGPGGLDRYPYAEAPVTERLGAPSWDGSDPELGRVGRRAAGSRGRGLHGQLVQQLGQMIVSGDLGADRPLVPEEIGQRFEVSRTVVRESLRVLEAKGLVSARPNVGTRVRPVSDWNLLDPDIIEWRAFGPQRDNQRRELSELRWTIEPLAARLAAGHGREDVQQRLSDMVEIMSHAMGQGDALTFSRADAEFHSLLIQVAGNRMLEHLSGIVSSALQVSGGPVTGCDRPTDASLGHHARIVDALAAGDGAAAEAAMRQLLIVHPEPERVVPAPREH, from the coding sequence GTGAGTACCCTTGCGCACCCCATGATGACCGCCGCCCACTCCGCAGACTCCGGTCTCGCCGGCCCGGGCGGACTCGACCGCTACCCCTATGCCGAGGCGCCCGTCACCGAGCGCCTCGGAGCCCCTTCCTGGGACGGTTCCGACCCCGAGCTGGGCCGCGTGGGCCGTCGTGCCGCGGGCAGCCGCGGACGCGGGCTGCACGGCCAACTCGTCCAGCAGTTGGGGCAGATGATCGTCTCCGGCGACCTGGGCGCCGACCGTCCGCTGGTGCCCGAGGAGATCGGCCAGCGTTTCGAGGTCTCCCGCACCGTCGTCCGCGAGTCGCTCCGCGTCCTGGAGGCCAAGGGCCTGGTCAGCGCGCGCCCGAACGTCGGCACGCGCGTGCGTCCCGTCAGCGACTGGAACCTCCTCGACCCGGACATCATCGAATGGCGCGCCTTCGGCCCGCAGCGCGACAACCAGCGCCGTGAGCTGAGCGAGCTGCGCTGGACGATCGAGCCGCTCGCCGCGCGTCTCGCCGCCGGGCACGGGCGCGAGGACGTCCAGCAGCGTCTCTCCGACATGGTCGAGATCATGAGCCACGCCATGGGTCAGGGTGACGCGCTGACCTTCTCCCGCGCGGACGCCGAGTTCCACTCGCTGCTCATCCAGGTCGCGGGCAACCGGATGCTGGAGCACCTTTCCGGGATCGTCTCCTCGGCCCTCCAGGTCTCCGGGGGCCCGGTCACGGGCTGTGACCGCCCGACCGACGCCTCCCTGGGGCACCACGCCCGGATCGTCGACGCCCTCGCCGCGGGCGACGGCGCGGCGGCCGAGGCGGCCATGCGGCAGTTGCTCATCGTGCACCCCGAGCCGGAGCGCGTGGTGCCCGCCCCGCGCGAGCACTGA
- a CDS encoding NUDIX hydrolase, translated as MSYDPSAYPPFAVTVDLVVLTVRRHALCGLAVRRGEPPFQGRWALPGGFVRADEDLSQAAARELAEETGLRAHEPAAPAQDNGAHLEQLATYGDPKRDPRMRVVSVAHLALAPDLPAPRAGGDASNARWAPVEELLQQGGFGRDGDPVAPLAFDHTQILSDGVERARSKIEYSSLATAFCPTEFTVGELRRVYEAVWGVALDPRNFHRKVTGTPGFLVPTGGTTTRQGGRPAQLFRAGGATLLNPPMLRPEV; from the coding sequence ATGTCCTACGACCCGTCAGCGTATCCGCCCTTCGCCGTCACCGTGGACCTGGTCGTGCTGACCGTGCGCCGCCATGCTCTGTGCGGGCTGGCGGTACGCAGGGGTGAGCCGCCGTTCCAGGGGCGCTGGGCGCTGCCCGGCGGCTTCGTGCGGGCCGACGAGGATCTGTCGCAGGCCGCGGCACGCGAACTGGCGGAGGAGACGGGACTGCGCGCCCACGAACCGGCCGCCCCCGCCCAGGACAACGGGGCACACCTGGAGCAGCTCGCGACCTACGGCGACCCCAAGCGCGACCCGCGGATGCGCGTCGTCAGCGTCGCCCACCTGGCGCTCGCACCCGACCTGCCCGCACCCCGCGCCGGTGGCGACGCCAGCAACGCGCGGTGGGCGCCCGTCGAGGAGTTGCTGCAGCAAGGGGGGTTCGGACGCGACGGCGATCCGGTGGCGCCGCTCGCCTTCGACCACACCCAGATCCTGTCCGACGGGGTGGAGCGAGCCCGTTCGAAGATCGAGTACTCGTCCCTGGCCACGGCGTTCTGCCCCACCGAGTTCACCGTGGGTGAGCTGCGCCGGGTCTACGAGGCGGTGTGGGGCGTGGCGCTCGACCCGCGCAACTTCCACCGCAAGGTGACCGGCACGCCCGGGTTCCTCGTCCCGACGGGCGGCACGACGACCCGTCAGGGCGGCCGCCCGGCGCAGTTGTTCCGGGCCGGCGGGGCCACGCTGCTCAACCCGCCGATGCTGCGCCCCGAGGTGTGA
- a CDS encoding RecQ family ATP-dependent DNA helicase, with the protein MSNQELRAEADAILAELVGDPSGTARLREDQWQAVAALVEERRRALVVQRTGWGKSAVYFVATALLRRRGSGPTVIISPLLALMRNQVESAARAGIRAHTINSANPEEWNDIYGEVERGETDVLLVSPERLNSVDFRDQVLPKLAATTGLLVVDEAHCISDWGHDFRPDYRRLRAMLAELPAGVPVLATTATANARVTADVAEQLGTGAGEALVLRGPLERESLRLGVVQLPDAAHRLAWLAEHLDELPGSGIIYTLTVAAAEEATAFLRQRGFKVASYTGKTENADRLQAEIDLQENRVKALVATSALGMGYDKPDLGFVVHLGSPSSPIAYYQQVGRAGRGVAHADVLLLPGREDEAIWRYFADTAFPPETQVRQTLTALADAGRPLSVPALETAVDLRRGRLETMLKVLDVDGAVKRVKGGWAATGAEWVYDAERYTWVAKQRAAEQQAMRDYVSTSQCRMEFLRRQLDDEGAVPCGRCDNCAGAWIDSSVSAETLTGATKELDRPGVEVEPRRMWPTGMAALGVDLKGRIPAKDQCSTGRALGRLSDIGWGNRLRPLLADTAPDGPVPDDVLKAAVAVLADWARSAGGWAPNVTDASARPVGVVAVPSLARPQLVGSLAQGIATIGRLPLLGTLTYTGPDGTHAARRSNSAQRLRVLSDAFAVSGELSDALAASPGPVLLVDDYTDSGWTLAVAARLLRRAGSEQVLPLVLAAAG; encoded by the coding sequence ATGAGCAACCAGGAGCTGCGTGCCGAAGCCGACGCCATCCTCGCCGAGCTCGTCGGTGACCCGAGCGGCACGGCGCGGCTGCGCGAGGACCAGTGGCAGGCGGTGGCCGCTCTCGTGGAGGAGCGACGGCGCGCCCTGGTGGTGCAGCGCACCGGCTGGGGCAAGTCGGCGGTGTACTTCGTGGCCACCGCCCTGCTGCGCCGGCGCGGCTCCGGGCCCACGGTGATCATCTCGCCGCTGCTGGCACTGATGCGCAACCAGGTCGAGTCGGCGGCACGGGCCGGAATCCGGGCGCACACCATCAACTCGGCCAACCCGGAAGAGTGGAACGACATCTACGGAGAGGTCGAACGGGGCGAGACCGACGTGCTCCTCGTGAGTCCCGAACGGCTGAATTCCGTGGATTTCCGCGACCAGGTGCTGCCCAAGCTCGCGGCCACGACCGGCCTCCTGGTGGTCGACGAGGCGCACTGCATCTCCGACTGGGGACACGACTTCCGCCCCGACTACCGCAGGCTGCGGGCGATGCTGGCCGAACTGCCCGCCGGCGTACCGGTACTGGCCACCACGGCGACCGCCAACGCGCGCGTGACCGCCGATGTGGCCGAGCAGTTGGGCACGGGGGCCGGGGAGGCCCTGGTGCTGCGCGGTCCGCTGGAGCGGGAGAGCCTGCGGCTGGGAGTGGTCCAACTGCCGGACGCGGCACACCGTTTGGCGTGGCTCGCCGAGCACCTGGACGAGTTGCCCGGCTCGGGGATCATCTACACGCTCACCGTGGCCGCCGCCGAGGAAGCCACCGCCTTCCTGCGCCAACGAGGCTTCAAGGTCGCCTCGTACACCGGGAAGACGGAGAACGCGGACCGGCTGCAGGCCGAGATCGACCTCCAGGAGAACCGGGTCAAGGCGCTGGTCGCCACATCGGCCCTGGGCATGGGCTACGACAAGCCGGACCTTGGCTTCGTGGTCCACCTCGGCTCGCCCTCGTCGCCGATCGCCTACTACCAGCAGGTGGGCCGTGCGGGGCGCGGTGTGGCCCACGCCGATGTGCTGCTCCTGCCCGGCCGCGAGGACGAGGCCATCTGGCGCTACTTCGCCGATACGGCCTTCCCACCCGAGACACAGGTCCGGCAGACCCTCACGGCCCTCGCCGACGCGGGACGGCCGCTGTCCGTGCCGGCCCTTGAGACGGCGGTCGACCTACGCCGCGGCCGACTGGAGACGATGCTGAAGGTCCTGGACGTCGACGGGGCGGTCAAGCGCGTGAAGGGCGGCTGGGCGGCCACAGGCGCGGAGTGGGTGTACGACGCCGAGCGGTACACGTGGGTGGCCAAGCAGCGGGCGGCCGAGCAACAGGCCATGCGCGACTACGTGAGTACGTCCCAATGCCGGATGGAGTTCCTGCGCCGGCAACTGGACGACGAAGGCGCGGTGCCGTGCGGCCGCTGCGACAACTGCGCCGGCGCCTGGATCGATTCCTCGGTCTCGGCGGAGACGCTGACAGGGGCGACGAAGGAACTGGACCGCCCGGGCGTGGAGGTGGAGCCGCGCCGGATGTGGCCGACGGGGATGGCCGCGCTGGGGGTCGACCTCAAGGGGCGCATCCCGGCCAAGGACCAGTGCTCCACAGGGCGCGCCCTGGGCCGGCTCTCCGACATCGGCTGGGGCAACCGGCTGCGCCCGCTGCTGGCCGACACCGCTCCCGACGGTCCGGTCCCCGACGACGTCCTGAAGGCCGCGGTGGCGGTCCTCGCCGACTGGGCGCGCTCTGCGGGCGGTTGGGCACCGAATGTCACGGACGCCTCCGCCCGGCCTGTGGGAGTCGTGGCCGTACCGTCCCTGGCCCGCCCGCAACTGGTCGGTTCCCTCGCCCAGGGCATCGCGACCATCGGCCGCCTCCCCCTCCTGGGCACCCTGACGTACACCGGACCGGACGGCACGCATGCGGCCCGCCGCAGCAACTCCGCCCAACGCCTCAGGGTCCTCTCCGACGCCTTCGCCGTCTCGGGGGAACTGTCCGACGCCCTGGCCGCCTCTCCCGGGCCCGTCCTGCTCGTCGACGACTACACCGACTCCGGCTGGACCCTCGCGGTCGCCGCCCGCCTGCTCCGCAGGGCAGGCAGCGAACAGGTTCTTCCGCTGGTCCTTGCGGCGGCGGGCTGA
- a CDS encoding ABC transporter ATP-binding protein, protein MIQAFGLTSNARKEHPPAVDDVSFEARAGRVTALLGAPGAGKTTALRLMLELQQGRGITYFRGRPLHRIAHPSREVGVLLGDVPGHPARPVRGHLRMLCAAAGVPARRADEVLEVVGLVSLRDERLGSLARGMDRRLGLACALLSDPHTLVLDEPADALSTREGRWLYGMLHAHAAQGGTVLFTTADPKEAARSADRVVTLEQGRLVADQEAGDFARTRLRPRVAVRSPHANRLAALLTKEARTAHHSVEVVREDGNRLSVYGSTCADVGETAFRHDILVHQLADEIGDMGPGAGGTLQGEAEPVDEPRVPGPSSTAELPSARTDTPLAGLPARRTAIPPTETPTPSTDTLPAEGAQPHAVVPPAHGPLPLTATLPTAEPPVSAEPVPAAEPDPPYEAHAAAPSPRTTNSRLVPLVDAEEATGTHPRARAARTSRALTLDALSPLPPPISVRAAPSPLRPLRYELRRAAGVGTGFLTGAAVLVMSALTALLLARIGHTPQSRLLAAWPRELPLPPAALGAGLLGAFAFGDEFRHPALAADRGTVPRRMGLLVAKLLVSAATALLLAFLTVGCDAEVLYLVYGRELAQVPADWLSMGASWIGLVVGCAWAGVLAAGIFRSTTAGLAAVVAVPILVVPLVHKALDGPAVRTAEGFPVRMRKVFLLQWPFGGERYLSAAARVIAQPVGGALTLSLTALLCAYLLTTLRSRVR, encoded by the coding sequence GTGATCCAGGCCTTCGGACTGACCAGCAACGCCCGCAAGGAGCATCCGCCCGCCGTCGACGACGTCTCCTTCGAGGCTCGTGCGGGCCGTGTCACCGCACTCCTCGGAGCACCGGGCGCGGGCAAGACGACCGCGCTCAGGCTCATGCTCGAACTCCAACAGGGACGTGGAATCACCTACTTCAGGGGCCGCCCCCTGCATCGCATCGCCCACCCGTCGCGTGAGGTCGGCGTGCTCCTGGGCGATGTGCCGGGACATCCGGCGCGACCCGTCCGCGGCCACCTCCGGATGCTGTGCGCCGCGGCAGGCGTTCCGGCCCGGCGCGCCGACGAAGTCCTCGAAGTGGTCGGCCTCGTCAGCCTGCGCGACGAACGCCTCGGCAGCCTCGCACGCGGCATGGACCGCCGCCTCGGCCTCGCCTGCGCCCTGCTCTCCGACCCGCACACGCTCGTGCTGGACGAACCCGCGGACGCTCTCTCCACCCGCGAAGGCCGTTGGCTGTACGGCATGCTGCACGCGCACGCAGCCCAGGGCGGCACGGTCCTGTTCACCACCGCCGACCCCAAGGAGGCCGCCCGCAGCGCCGACCGGGTCGTCACCCTGGAGCAGGGCAGACTCGTCGCCGACCAGGAGGCCGGAGACTTCGCCCGCACCCGGCTGCGCCCCCGCGTCGCCGTCCGCAGCCCGCACGCCAACCGCCTCGCCGCCCTCCTCACCAAGGAGGCCCGCACCGCACACCACTCCGTCGAAGTCGTACGGGAAGACGGCAACCGCCTTTCCGTGTACGGCAGTACATGCGCCGACGTCGGTGAGACGGCGTTCCGGCACGACATCCTCGTACACCAACTCGCGGACGAGATCGGGGACATGGGACCGGGCGCCGGGGGGACCCTCCAGGGGGAGGCGGAACCCGTCGACGAGCCGAGAGTGCCGGGCCCCTCGTCGACAGCCGAGCTGCCATCGGCCCGCACCGACACCCCACTTGCCGGGCTGCCGGCACGACGAACGGCTATCCCGCCCACCGAGACGCCGACGCCATCCACCGACACGCTGCCGGCCGAGGGCGCACAACCCCACGCCGTCGTGCCTCCCGCCCACGGCCCGCTGCCGCTCACGGCCACGCTGCCCACCGCCGAGCCGCCCGTTTCCGCGGAGCCGGTACCCGCCGCCGAACCCGACCCTCCGTACGAGGCCCACGCGGCCGCTCCGAGCCCCCGCACCACCAACTCCCGGCTGGTCCCTCTCGTCGACGCCGAGGAGGCGACCGGCACGCATCCCCGCGCGCGTGCCGCACGCACCTCCCGGGCCCTCACCCTCGACGCCCTGTCCCCGCTCCCGCCCCCCATCTCCGTCCGCGCCGCCCCCAGCCCACTGCGCCCGCTCCGCTACGAACTGCGTCGTGCCGCCGGTGTCGGCACCGGGTTTCTCACCGGGGCCGCCGTGCTCGTCATGTCCGCCCTCACCGCGCTGTTGCTGGCCCGCATCGGGCACACCCCACAGTCGCGTCTCCTGGCCGCGTGGCCGCGGGAGTTGCCCCTGCCGCCCGCGGCGCTCGGTGCGGGACTGCTCGGGGCGTTCGCGTTCGGTGACGAGTTCCGCCACCCTGCCCTGGCGGCGGACCGCGGCACCGTGCCCCGCCGGATGGGGCTGCTCGTCGCGAAGCTCCTGGTCTCCGCGGCCACCGCGCTGCTGCTGGCGTTCCTCACGGTGGGCTGCGACGCCGAAGTGCTCTACCTCGTCTACGGACGGGAGCTCGCGCAGGTTCCCGCCGACTGGCTTTCGATGGGCGCGAGTTGGATCGGCCTGGTCGTCGGGTGTGCGTGGGCCGGCGTTCTGGCCGCAGGCATCTTCCGGTCCACCACGGCCGGGCTCGCCGCAGTGGTCGCCGTACCGATTCTCGTCGTACCCCTCGTGCACAAGGCACTGGACGGGCCCGCCGTGCGGACCGCCGAAGGCTTTCCCGTGCGGATGCGGAAGGTGTTCCTGCTGCAGTGGCCCTTCGGGGGAGAGCGCTACCTGTCCGCGGCGGCGCGGGTGATCGCCCAACCCGTGGGCGGGGCACTGACGTTGTCGCTGACCGCACTGCTGTGCGCGTATCTGCTCACGACCCTGCGGAGCAGGGTCCGATGA